One Triplophysa dalaica isolate WHDGS20190420 chromosome 1, ASM1584641v1, whole genome shotgun sequence DNA segment encodes these proteins:
- the zgc:101715 gene encoding protein C19orf12 homolog-like, with translation MSNCMEDVVRLCCEISAEKKIKAAITSSAKGAAAAGGGAFVGGLLGGPVGIAVGSAVGGALGAWMTSGQFKPLPEILMELAPAQKEKLYSEVMAVLGTMKWTNPAQLISQVMGNGVLKDQVLAAIVSYATKELKADVKYD, from the exons ATGAGCAATTGCATGGAGGATGTTGTGCGCCTTTGTTGTGAAATCTCAGCTGAGAAAAAGATAAAAGCAGCTATTACGAGCTCTGCGAAAGGAGCCGCAGCAGCCGGTGGGGGTGCTTTTGTGGGGGGGCTTCTTGGAGGCCCAGTCGGAATAGCTGTTG GTAGTGCTGTGGGAGGTGCCCTGGGGGCATGGATGACAAGTGGCCAGTTCAAACCTCTTCCTGAGATCCTCATGGAGCTTGCTCCTGCACAGAAGGAGAAACTCTACTCTGAAGTGATGGCAGTATTGGGCACAATGAAATGGACCAACCCTGCTCAGCTAATTAGTCAAGTTATGGGAAATGGCGTTCTGAAAGATCAAGTGCTTGCTGCTATAGTATCTTATGCCACAAAAGAGCTCAAAGCTGATGTGAAGTATGATTGA